CGCGCTGCATCGTCTCGGCAAACTTCGTCATGATCCCGTCGGCCCGCTGCTGAATCATCCCGTGCCCAAGCGTCGCGAGTTTCCCCGACAGGCTCGTGTCGGACACAATAACGAGCCGCGAGCCGGATCCCACCCCCTCCAGGTGCAAGTCCAGCATCACCCGGAGCGAGGTACCCATCGCGGCGTCGCGGCCGACCGCTTCTGCCTTCAGGCGGCGCGACTCTTCCGCCTCCACGACGCGGATCTCGAGGGGAAACTGCACCTTGAACGGGCCGACCCGCTCCGCGACGACGGCCTCGTACCGCTCGTGCGGCACGACCGTGCGCACGTCTCGGCACCCGGGCAAGCAACGGGCGACCCGTTCGACGTCCCACAGAAAGGCCCAGACTTTGTCGGGGGCGACCGGTACCGAAATCTCCTTCTCAAGCTTCATCGTCGGGCACCCCCCACTGCGGATCGCGCGCCGCGCACCCCATG
The sequence above is drawn from the bacterium genome and encodes:
- a CDS encoding SRPBCC domain-containing protein, with product MKLEKEISVPVAPDKVWAFLWDVERVARCLPGCRDVRTVVPHERYEAVVAERVGPFKVQFPLEIRVVEAEESRRLKAEAVGRDAAMGTSLRVMLDLHLEGVGSGSRLVIVSDTSLSGKLATLGHGMIQQRADGIMTKFAETMQRELEGAG